CCGCAAGGTTCATCCGGAGGTTCCCATCATCTTGATATCCCGCATCCGCCATGGAGCCGAGTCGTTCAAGCCGGAGATTCTCGAAGGGCGGCTTGCGCGGAAGAAGTTCCAGATGGATCTTATCCGGCAGCTGACCGAGGCGGGAGATCATAACCTAACGTTCGTCGATGGATCGGATTGGTTAGGTGATGATCCCGGGGAAACGACGGTTGACGGGGTTCATCCGACGGACCTCGGCTTCAAGCTGATGGCGGACCGGCTTGAGCCTGTGCTCAGGCAAGTGATTGGCGATAGTGCATCTGCAGCAGGGCGATAAGGCAGTCAACAGGTTCAAATGTTAGCGTATGGGTGAAGTAACGTAAACGCAATGAAATCGAAATCTGTGACCATTGGGCCAGGCCAATGAGCCTTAAGGCGCGGATCTATGGAATCTTTACCAAAAATGGTACAAGTCTATTATAGGTTCTAACAAATTTGTTACATCCTACTTGCGTTATGACGATAATATAGAATAATATGAAGGGGCGCGGCTTTCATAGAGGGGACCCGCGCTTTTTTGCTATCTAACTTGCCTGGACACCTTCTTATCGGAAGCCCCCCCTGTAAGAGAGTGTTATGACGCGGAAGGCCGGCATGCCTTAAGGGTTTACAGGCTTGAGATGCGCATTTTCATATTTTCCATGTATAATAGAAGAAATCATTCAAATAGGAGCTAGGAAATGAAAAAGCTAGGAAGAAACGATCTATGTCACTGCGGAAGCGGGAAAAAGTACAAAAGATGTTGTCTTGAAAAAGATGAACGCACGGTATACGGTAAAGTCATCCAGTTCCCTGGTGCGAGAGCAGAAGAGCCTAAGCTGCAGGTCGATCAATTGCGTCAGATGATTAACGACAAGCTGGGATGGATGGACTGGAACGCTGATGAGCATCGCGAGCTTGCCGAGTCTGTGTTTCCTCAGATCTGCCGGGATTATGAGCTGCAGGATGATCAGCAGCTGTTTCAAGTGTTCAGCCTCCTGATGGTCTGGAACAGCTTCTCCAGAGAAGCCAATCCGAAGTACCGTAAACAGGGCGGATATGCAAGTGCGTTGGAATATATAGTAACTTCATCGCTGAACATTTCAACAACGAAGTCCGATATCGCGAAGAAGCATGAGGTTTCCGTTGCTACGTTGACCCGCAACAGCGGTCAGATTCAAGACTTCATGGATGGCGTAGCGGCATCCGGTGACGACGCAAACGTCGAGGATGAGGAAACCGATAGCGAAGTGGACAAGGACTTGTCCCTGGGACGCTAGCATTGCCAAATGAAGATCCATAGCATGAGTGCGGCATTTGCGCATTCGGTATCATAGCGTGACCGCTCCTATTCAAGTGGGGCGGTCATTTTGCGTTTATCCATAATCGACGTTTTCGCAAGGCTGCTTTCCCGATCTAGGCGGAGGCTCCGCGTGAACCCGTCAGCAGCCAGCCTAATGCAATACCATACAGTAGATGACCGGCCAGCCAGAACAGAAGAGCAGCGAGGTCAGATAACTCCGGTGTACGGTCAGACAAAATGGTGGTCAGATACAGGAGAAGCCCTACGGCCAAACAGACCAGGGAGACCCAAGACAAGCTTCGCCAGCGGGTCCAATTCTTCTGCTTCAGAAAGACAGCCAGAGCGATGCTCAGCAGGACGGAGATGATGAGGTGCAGCGCAAACTCGATAATTTCGGAGAGCTTCAGCTCATTCAGGACAGGTACGTAGTCAATGTTTAGGAGCAGCGTGTAAACCTTCAATGAGGTGAAATGCTCTACGATTTTTAGGAACAGCCCGAGGAGAATGCCGGCGGTGATGCCAGCCCATACTGGCCTGTTCAACCTGAATTTACTCCACATGAGCGACGCCCCCTTTTTTGTTCATTGTATAATACCTGTCGATCCGATGCGAAACGAATATTCGCTGTACAACATTGGAACGAATCGAGCGAATACGATGGCAGGCATAAATGTACATATAAAAAATAACCGGACTCATCCCCTCAATGCAGGAGAAGATGTCCGGTTATTCGTATTTTAGCCTGTTATTTCACACGGCGCTTTGCAGCAGCAGGGAGCCGGGCAGTTCGATCCGGTATCCTTTGACAAGATGTTCGCCGTTAAACGTATCCGTATCATATGCCCGCTCAAAGCCAAGCCGCTCATAGAGTTTCACCGCAGAGGCCATCATGTCGGAGGTATGAAGATTCAGCGTGGTTGCGCCGAGCTGGATCGATCTGCGGGCAGCCTCTTGAATCAGAAGCGTGGCGATGCCGCGTCCCCGGGAACCCGGAGATACGGCTAGAAGGCGAATAATGGGCGAGTGAATCCCCATTTCCGGTTTTCCGTAAGCGGCCTCCGAGGAGAGGAAGAGCTGG
Above is a window of Paenibacillus sp. FSL K6-1330 DNA encoding:
- a CDS encoding SEC-C domain-containing protein; this translates as MKKLGRNDLCHCGSGKKYKRCCLEKDERTVYGKVIQFPGARAEEPKLQVDQLRQMINDKLGWMDWNADEHRELAESVFPQICRDYELQDDQQLFQVFSLLMVWNSFSREANPKYRKQGGYASALEYIVTSSLNISTTKSDIAKKHEVSVATLTRNSGQIQDFMDGVAASGDDANVEDEETDSEVDKDLSLGR
- a CDS encoding GNAT family N-acetyltransferase, giving the protein MNSMQEVIIRDAHEWEREAVAAIMLESYQQYAFDLSTERWEEYRDSIRNSAYSHAPHARIVAELDGEIVGSVQLFLSSEAAYGKPEMGIHSPIIRLLAVSPGSRGRGIATLLIQEAARRSIQLGATTLNLHTSDMMASAVKLYERLGFERAYDTDTFNGEHLVKGYRIELPGSLLLQSAV